GAAAACACAAGATCTAAGATGTAAGCAACAAGATTGATAGCTGTCAGGATAGCAATTGCAACCATCTTATCCCAGGGACAGATTCCACGTGAAAGGTTGCCACAACCTCCTGGCCGGTGTGGGGTACCGTACTTCTTGTCAAACTGATAGATAGGCCAGATGATCATGGCGGTGGCATAAAGGATGGCCGCTAACAGAGCATAACCAGTGAGGAACTTATTGAATGCACAAGGCAACCATCCTGTACACTCACCTACACACAAAATAATTACTACAACagaaagaataaaacatatgcAATAAACCGCCAAACACCATTTAAGTGCTTCGTGACGGTCATAGAGGGGTGGAtcagaaatgaaaacaaatataatgcaGGCAACATAGCTCTCAATAACTTTTAAAAGTCCTGGAGTGGTGGCCATATATCCAGTAACTTCACCAGGCTTAGCTCTGGTCAGAGACACTTCAATTATGTAAGCCAAAGTAGTCAGGCAAGAAAATACAATGGCCACAATCTGGTAAGTCCGATGTTCACTACTGTACCTCGTCATCTCCAAAAAGCGCACTGGGTATATAATAGTAGCAGAGAGGCACATAAGAACGGCAAACATAGCAAAAGTAATAGGGAAGTTTCTCCAGGATACAGGCATGCGATTTTGCACCCCAGCAAACTCCACAATCAGTATTATTACGGTGACTGCGAAGCAGAAACACCAGGAGAACATGCACAAATCTCCAACACTGCCGCCATAAAGTCCTTTGTGTGCTATCAAGCTGAAGGTCACACAAGCAAAGATTGCTGCCAAAATTCGTACAATAACAACAGGCGACTTGAAAAAGCTGGTGTTGGTCGTTACGACTGTTCTGCGTTGGACCGGCATGGTGGCGATacctatttaaaaatacattttaaaaaaaagagagtttAGTTATTGAAAcgtcaaaaaaatattttgcatttttattaaatgtgaattTTAGAAATTATTCTAGTGTGAGCCTTAAACCTGTCCCAAGGTAAATGATAATTAATAACTAACTTGCTGGGAATAAATACCTTGTCTTTATTggacatacatacacgcacaaCGTTGGATATCTAATAAcaaatgtatatacaataaCATTTGTTTATGGACATACATAATGCTGCGCCCAACTTTGTACGGTGTAACTATTCACTTATTTGGAACACAAAGAGTATGTGCACACAGCACCCACCCAGGTAGCCATTGTGGAAATccactatacagtatatatgtaagaCATTACTTTTACTTGTAGTCTAACAAGGTTTGCTTTAATCGTTCAGACGGTCAAACAGAATCTTAACAACGTGAAGacatacatattaaaacatacaaaacagtTAATGCAAGTTTTAtcgtttattgatttatatagcagtggatcgcataacaatttggatttacagaaacaaatggtgagaagggccctgctcaaaagcgtttacaatctagaatattTCATATGAAGTCACCGCTTTGCTCTATTATATACTTATTATGCTTCGGTTCTATTACCGCAATAACATCAATTGCTTGCAAAAGTATTTTTGGCCCCATTAGTTGGAAACTGGGGTGGGAACCACTGCTTTAGGATGTGAAATACCCTTGCcatgaatgggttaaacagTATCATGATTTCCAGATGTGTCAGTTAAGTTAATAGCACAGGCAACATTAAATCCCGGGTCATACTGGCAAGAGGATCTCTTACATTTCTATAGCCGCTCTTCTGTCCATGTCCTAATCGCatggaaacaaaaacacacgtGGATGAAACCCTCATTTTGGATCATTTTAAAAAGATCACAATATTGTTTAAAAGgatgtatattataaaaagtactgatcttttttacaaacaaaaatat
This window of the Spea bombifrons isolate aSpeBom1 chromosome 12, aSpeBom1.2.pri, whole genome shotgun sequence genome carries:
- the MYADM gene encoding myeloid-associated differentiation marker translates to MPVQRRTVVTTNTSFFKSPVVIVRILAAIFACVTFSLIAHKGLYGGSVGDLCMFSWCFCFAVTVIILIVEFAGVQNRMPVSWRNFPITFAMFAVLMCLSATIIYPVRFLEMTRYSSEHRTYQIVAIVFSCLTTLAYIIEVSLTRAKPGEVTGYMATTPGLLKVIESYVACIIFVFISDPPLYDRHEALKWCLAVYCICFILSVVVIILCVGECTGWLPCAFNKFLTGYALLAAILYATAMIIWPIYQFDKKYGTPHRPGGCGNLSRGICPWDKMVAIAILTAINLVAYILDLVFSTRLIFITTASV